In Aegilops tauschii subsp. strangulata cultivar AL8/78 chromosome 3, Aet v6.0, whole genome shotgun sequence, one genomic interval encodes:
- the LOC109774518 gene encoding uncharacterized protein, protein MAGCDLLSFLDAYSGYHQIKLDPADRLKNAFITPFGVFCYISMTFSLRNTGATFQRCDKLKYTLQIHFAASNNVAEYEAVIHGLRLAKEIGIRRILYYSDSDLVVQQSSSNWDTKDANMASYRFLVQQISRHFDGCEFIHVPRANNEEVDALARIGSTQQAILVGFSLECLRKPSIQPPPESESIFMPADPRVAISSLGTSAACPGTSAGGSGAATPKPGPRIPEPDPGTSTMQQGADGSNPLPPNPATPTPVAVTTVVEAPSWAQPILNFLVSRELPADEVLSRQVQHQAAVYTIINRELVRRSTTSVFQRCVEPEKGIAILRGIHQGECGHHAASRALVAKAFRHGFFWPTALDDAKELVRKYKGCQRFSTKQHLPALALKTIPITWPFAVWGLDMVGPFKTTRGGMTHILFVVDKFTKWIEARPIKKLNGPTAITFITDITI, encoded by the exons ATGGCCGGCTGCGATCTGCTATCCTTTTTGGACGCCTACTCTGGTTACCACCAAATCAAGCTGGACCCAGCCGATCGGCTGAAGAACGCCTTCATCACCCCTTTTGGCGTCTTCTGCTACATCTCCATGACATTCAGCTTGAGGAACACCGGCGCCACCTTTCAACGCT gcgacaagctgaAGTACACGCTACAgattcactttgccgcctccaacaatgtggccgagtatgaggcaGTCATCCACGGACTGCGGCTGGCCAAGGAGATCGGCATCCGCCGCATCTTGTACTACAGCGACTCGGACCTTGTGGTCCAGCAGTCCTCTAGCAACTGGGACACCAAGGACGCCAACATGGCCAgttaccgcttcctcgtccagcagatcagcagACACTTTGACGGGTGCGAGTTcatccacgtgccacgggccaaCAACGAAGAAGTCGACGCCCTGGCACGGATTGGCTCTACCCAGCAGGCCATTCTAGTCGGCTTCTCCCTCGAGTGCTTGCGCAAGCCGTCTATCCAACCTCCACCAGAATCAGAATCCATCTTCATGCCAGCTGACCCTAGAGTAGCCATATCCAGCTTGGGGACTTCAGCAGCCTGCCCGGGGACTTCTGCAGGCGGCTCGGGGGCTGCAACACCCAAACCCGGCCCGAGGATTCCAGAACCCGACCCAGGGACTTCCACGATGCAACAAGGAGCAGACGGCTCCAACCCGCTGCCTCCCAACCCGGCCACCCCAACGCCGGTTGCTGTCACGACAGTGGTGGAAGCCCCGTCTTGggcgcagcccatcctcaactttctggtgagTCGCGAGCTCCCAGCCGACGAGGTCTTGTCCCGACAGGTGCAACACCAGGCGGCTGTGTACACGATCATCAACAGAGAGCTCGTCAGGCGCAGCACGACTAgtgtcttccagcgctgcgtcgagccggAGAAGGGAATTGCTATCCTCCGAGGCATCCATCAAGGTGAATGTGGTCACCATGCCGCCTCCAGAGCCCTCgttgccaaagctttccgccatggtttcttctggccgactgctctggATGACGCCAAGGAGTTGGTCCGGAAATACAAGGGGTGCCAGCGTTTCAGcaccaagcaacacctgccggctttagcactcaagaccattcccatcacctggccatttgccgtatggggattggacatggtgggcccattcaagactacacgcggcggcatgacccatATATTGTTTGTCGTGGACAAGTTCACGAAGTGGATCGAGGCGAggccaatcaagaagctcaaCGGCCCCACAGCCATCACATTCATCACGGATATCACCATTTGA
- the LOC109774519 gene encoding uncharacterized protein — MVLDSTFSIERRACRFSRVMIDGGSNINILYRDTMEKLGIKKKQLQPSWTVFHGIVPGLSCSPIGKIKIDVLFGDKTHFRREPIWFEVVDLDNPYHVLLGRPALAKFMAVPHYAYLKMKIPGPKGIITIVGEYKKSVMCAAASSRLAESLVIAEEKRLLDRVVAMASKQPDMPSDPKETEPEGSFQPAKETKEITLHLAHPEKYAVMGANLDRK; from the coding sequence ATGGTGCTGGACTCCACCTTCTCAATCGAGAGGCGGGCGTGCCGCTTCTCTCGAGTCATGATAGACGGTggcagcaacatcaacatcctctaccgcgacaccatggaaaAGCTGGGCATCAAGAAGAAGCAACTCCAGCCCAGctggaccgtgttccatggcattgtCCCTGGGCTTTcctgctctccaatcggcaagatcaagatcgACGTCTTGTTCGGTGACAAGACCCACTTCCGCCGTGAGCCAATTTGGTTCGAGGTGGTTGATTTGGACAACCCCTACCACGTGCTCTTGGGCCGGCCAGCGttggccaaattcatggcggtTCCACACTACgcgtacctgaagatgaagatacCAGGCCCCAAGGGCATCATTACCATTGTCGGCGAGTACAAGAAGTCGGTCATGTGCGCCGCAGCCAGCtcccggctggccgagtccctcgtcaTCGCCGAAGAAAAGCgcctccttgaccgggttgtggccatggccagcaagcagccggacATGCCATCGGACCCCAAGGAAACGGAGCCcgagggctccttccagccggctaAGGAAACCAAGGAGATCACCTTGCACCTGGCGCACCCAGAGAAGTACGCTGTCATGGGGGCTAACCTCGACAGGAAATAG